Proteins from a genomic interval of Tenacibaculum sp. SZ-18:
- a CDS encoding DUF6607 family protein — MKKLIAILTITLFGISNGIAQKNKKHKDIDAIKAMSGCYKVAFNFSETFNYSNDSLYKPSNVKHDKALEWVELVTDKNNEIQLQHILIVGPKTRPHIVKHWRQDWIFENQDMFMFQKGNHWKYMKLTKENVEGQWTQKVYQVDDSPRYEGTATWVHVDGKSYWENGTDAPLARREHTKRSDYNVMHRRNRHEITTEGWIHEQDNDKIVRDDNKEDFVLAQEKGFNSYTRVQNDQCEAAQKWWKKNKSLWKKIRNKWDKVFDMKKDIVLQPKVNNKKLFSHLFVLKADASKKEVNTIIDQFLN, encoded by the coding sequence ATGAAAAAACTAATAGCAATTCTTACGATAACATTATTCGGTATTTCAAATGGAATAGCACAGAAAAACAAAAAGCACAAAGACATTGACGCAATTAAAGCAATGAGTGGTTGCTATAAAGTAGCGTTCAATTTTAGTGAAACATTCAATTATTCTAATGATAGTTTATACAAACCATCTAACGTAAAACATGATAAAGCGTTGGAATGGGTTGAACTTGTAACAGATAAAAACAATGAAATCCAACTACAACATATATTAATCGTTGGACCCAAAACCAGACCTCATATAGTAAAACACTGGCGTCAAGACTGGATATTCGAGAATCAAGATATGTTTATGTTCCAAAAAGGAAATCATTGGAAATACATGAAGTTAACTAAGGAAAATGTTGAAGGACAATGGACACAAAAGGTGTATCAAGTTGATGATAGTCCGAGATACGAAGGAACTGCAACATGGGTGCATGTTGACGGGAAAAGTTACTGGGAAAATGGTACAGATGCTCCGTTAGCAAGACGCGAACATACAAAACGATCAGATTATAATGTTATGCATAGAAGAAATCGCCATGAAATAACAACTGAAGGATGGATTCATGAGCAAGATAATGATAAAATAGTAAGAGATGATAACAAGGAGGATTTCGTTTTAGCACAGGAAAAAGGATTTAACTCATACACAAGAGTTCAGAATGATCAGTGTGAAGCAGCTCAAAAATGGTGGAAAAAGAATAAATCATTATGGAAAAAAATACGTAATAAATGGGATAAGGTATTCGATATGAAAAAAGATATTGTACTTCAGCCTAAAGTGAATAATAAAAAATTATTCTCCCATTTATTTGTGCTTAAAGCAGATGCATCTAAGAAAGAAGTTAATACTATAATTGACCAATTTCTGAATTAA
- the dnaX gene encoding DNA polymerase III subunit gamma/tau → MEHFIVSARKYRPQNFEDVVGQQAITNTLENAIKNNHLAQALLFTGPRGVGKTSCARILAKRINQESSDNTDEDFAFNIFELDAASNNSVDDIRNLTDQVRIPPQTGKYKVYIIDEVHMLSQAAFNAFLKTLEEPPAHAIFILATTEKHKIIPTILSRCQIFDFKRIGVLDAKSYLKVICEREHITAEDDALHIIAQKADGAMRDALSIFDRVVSFSGNNLTREAVTHNLNVLDYEVYFNMTDLLLENKIPEALMAYNDILSKGFEGQHFISGLASHFRDLLVAKDNATISLLEVGDAIKKKYLEQATKAAMSFLLPAIDKANDCDLKYKSSKNQRLLVELSLMQIASINFDGEKKKGSNYIIPATFFSALSPTVKKIEKVASAAKVQTKTTAVPKQAPIAEEPKKPSIKNIKRRTSALSLKSLTEKRVVKVVTDEEENFDNHPRTAFNEEQLTEAWKKYYFKLQELGEKNMASILLAGQPKLGQNFEIIVTLPNKLMKSQLGKGRPALLKFLREKLNNYGITINIVVSETVEKKFAYTPHEKYQKLKEKNPLLEKLKNTFGLDI, encoded by the coding sequence ATGGAACATTTTATAGTATCTGCACGTAAGTATCGACCTCAAAATTTTGAGGATGTTGTTGGGCAACAAGCCATAACAAATACGCTTGAGAATGCTATAAAAAATAATCATCTAGCACAAGCTTTATTGTTTACAGGACCTCGTGGTGTTGGTAAAACATCTTGTGCGCGTATTTTGGCCAAACGTATTAATCAGGAAAGTTCAGATAATACAGATGAAGACTTTGCCTTTAATATCTTTGAGTTAGATGCTGCCTCTAATAATTCTGTTGATGATATTAGAAACTTAACAGATCAAGTGAGAATTCCTCCTCAAACAGGTAAATACAAAGTATATATTATTGACGAGGTTCATATGCTATCTCAAGCAGCTTTCAATGCCTTCTTAAAAACATTAGAAGAACCACCTGCGCATGCAATTTTCATCTTAGCAACTACAGAAAAACACAAAATTATTCCAACGATTTTATCTCGTTGTCAAATTTTTGATTTCAAAAGAATTGGTGTTTTAGATGCTAAAAGTTATCTGAAAGTTATTTGTGAACGTGAGCACATTACTGCTGAGGATGATGCTTTACACATTATTGCGCAAAAAGCTGACGGAGCAATGCGTGATGCTTTATCTATTTTTGATAGAGTCGTTAGTTTTTCGGGAAATAACTTAACGCGTGAAGCTGTTACTCACAACTTAAATGTACTAGATTATGAAGTGTATTTTAACATGACTGATCTTTTACTTGAGAATAAAATTCCTGAAGCTTTAATGGCTTACAATGATATTTTATCAAAAGGTTTTGAAGGACAACATTTCATAAGTGGTTTGGCTTCTCATTTCAGAGATTTATTAGTAGCGAAAGATAATGCCACTATATCTTTATTAGAAGTTGGTGATGCGATAAAGAAGAAATATTTAGAGCAAGCTACAAAAGCAGCTATGTCCTTTTTATTACCAGCAATTGACAAAGCAAATGATTGTGATTTAAAATATAAATCAAGTAAAAATCAACGTTTACTTGTCGAACTTTCCCTAATGCAAATAGCCTCTATCAATTTTGATGGAGAAAAAAAAAAAGGTAGCAACTACATAATTCCTGCTACGTTTTTCTCAGCATTATCACCAACAGTTAAGAAAATTGAAAAAGTTGCATCAGCGGCTAAAGTCCAAACTAAAACCACAGCGGTACCTAAACAGGCACCTATTGCTGAAGAACCAAAGAAACCTTCAATTAAAAATATTAAAAGAAGAACTTCTGCCCTTTCATTAAAAAGTTTGACTGAAAAAAGAGTTGTAAAAGTAGTCACTGATGAAGAAGAGAACTTTGACAATCATCCAAGAACTGCTTTTAATGAAGAACAACTAACTGAAGCTTGGAAAAAATATTATTTTAAACTTCAAGAACTTGGAGAAAAAAATATGGCCTCTATTTTATTAGCTGGACAACCAAAACTTGGTCAAAATTTTGAAATTATTGTTACTTTACCTAACAAGTTGATGAAAAGTCAACTAGGAAAAGGAAGACCAGCATTACTGAAATTTCTACGAGAAAAGTTAAATAATTACGGAATAACTATTAATATTGTCGTTAGTGAAACCGTTGAGAAGAAGTTTGCCTACACTCCACACGAAAAATATCAAAAATTAAAAGAGAAGAATCCTCTTTTAGAAAAATTAAAAAACACTTTCGGATTAGATATTTAA
- a CDS encoding cation:proton antiporter, with the protein MVELAGIIILGILAQWVAWKLKIPAILPLILIGLLVGPVAAEFFSDNGSKWIEPIWNGEKGLFPGEGLFYFVSLAISIILFEGGLTLKKSEINNVGPVITKLVTLGSVVTFFLAGIFAHYIFNLGWELSLLFSALIIVTGPTVISPILRNIPLKKDVAAVLKWEGILIDPIGALVAVLVFEFISVGGESGFTQTALIEFFKIILFGTSLGFIFAKALIFFINRKFVPHYLLNVVSLSMVLLVFVLSDLLAHESGLLAVVVMGMVIANSKLKSFDELLYFKESLTVLLISILFILLAANMDMEQLILIYNWKTVLLFALVVFVVRPLGVFLSTHKSTLKLNEKLFISWVGPRGIVAAGIASLFGTKLMKLGVEGANYITPLVFTMVLGTVLLNATTARMVAKMIGVFLKKSEAIVFVGASRSARLIAKFLIDNNRRVILLDSNKDYVNDAKEMGIEAFNIDIYNDNLDSNVELSDVGYLIAMTGSDVINKYAIERFSGVFGEMGAYRLATSREVTSRKPENSDTLFTENDDFINLTETIRDYPQINELTVKSSEDFKGKVQVINQKDNAIPLFLKSNTQFKILAEVKEQDIKENDVIVYVGEKVA; encoded by the coding sequence ATGGTAGAATTAGCAGGTATAATTATTTTAGGAATTTTAGCGCAATGGGTAGCATGGAAATTGAAAATTCCCGCTATTTTGCCTTTAATCTTAATTGGATTATTGGTTGGGCCTGTAGCAGCTGAATTTTTTAGCGATAATGGAAGTAAATGGATAGAGCCAATTTGGAATGGTGAAAAAGGATTGTTTCCAGGTGAAGGTTTGTTCTATTTTGTTTCACTAGCCATAAGTATTATACTTTTTGAAGGAGGATTGACATTAAAAAAGAGTGAAATTAATAATGTAGGTCCTGTGATTACTAAGCTTGTAACTTTAGGTTCTGTTGTTACGTTTTTCTTAGCAGGTATTTTTGCTCATTATATATTTAATCTCGGTTGGGAATTATCTTTGTTATTTTCGGCCTTGATTATTGTGACAGGTCCAACAGTTATTTCTCCAATTTTGAGAAATATTCCATTAAAAAAGGATGTTGCTGCTGTTCTTAAATGGGAAGGAATCTTAATTGATCCAATTGGAGCTCTAGTAGCTGTATTGGTATTTGAGTTTATAAGTGTTGGAGGAGAAAGTGGTTTTACACAAACAGCTTTAATTGAATTCTTTAAAATTATCCTTTTTGGTACTTCATTAGGATTTATTTTTGCGAAGGCCTTAATTTTTTTTATTAATAGAAAGTTTGTACCACATTATTTACTGAACGTGGTTTCCTTATCAATGGTGTTATTAGTTTTTGTCTTATCGGATCTTTTAGCACATGAATCAGGTTTATTAGCAGTTGTTGTAATGGGAATGGTAATAGCAAATAGTAAATTAAAAAGCTTTGATGAGTTATTATATTTCAAGGAATCTCTTACGGTTTTATTAATTTCCATTTTATTCATTTTGCTTGCAGCAAATATGGATATGGAACAATTAATCCTAATTTATAATTGGAAAACAGTTTTGCTTTTTGCGCTCGTAGTTTTTGTAGTGCGTCCTTTAGGTGTCTTTTTAAGTACGCATAAATCTACACTTAAATTAAATGAGAAATTATTTATCAGTTGGGTAGGACCAAGAGGTATTGTTGCCGCAGGAATCGCTTCTTTATTTGGAACCAAGTTAATGAAATTAGGTGTCGAAGGAGCAAACTATATAACTCCATTGGTGTTTACAATGGTTTTAGGAACGGTTTTATTAAATGCTACAACTGCTAGAATGGTTGCTAAAATGATTGGAGTTTTCCTTAAAAAATCTGAAGCAATTGTTTTTGTCGGAGCTTCAAGATCGGCAAGATTAATAGCTAAATTCCTTATAGATAATAATAGAAGAGTTATTTTATTAGATAGTAATAAAGATTATGTAAACGATGCCAAGGAAATGGGAATCGAAGCTTTTAATATTGATATCTATAATGATAATTTGGATAGTAATGTGGAATTAAGTGATGTTGGATATTTAATTGCAATGACGGGTAGTGATGTGATTAATAAATATGCAATTGAGCGTTTTTCTGGTGTGTTTGGGGAAATGGGTGCCTACAGGTTGGCAACTTCTCGAGAAGTTACTTCAAGAAAGCCGGAAAATTCAGATACTTTATTTACCGAGAATGATGATTTCATTAATCTTACAGAAACTATTAGGGATTATCCTCAAATTAATGAGTTGACTGTCAAATCTTCTGAAGACTTTAAAGGAAAGGTACAAGTTATCAATCAGAAAGATAACGCTATACCATTATTCCTGAAATCAAACACCCAATTTAAAATTTTAGCTGAAGTAAAAGAACAAGACATTAAAGAAAATGATGTAATTGTTTATGTGGGCGAAAAAGTAGCTTAA